A genome region from Tumebacillus sp. BK434 includes the following:
- the secE gene encoding preprotein translocase subunit SecE yields the protein MASSVAGEQKQTRPGFFKRSVQFFKDAWGELKRVRWPNRKELTSYTMVVMGTCIFIILLVFGFDLGISYLLKMIGLGA from the coding sequence ATGGCTAGTTCTGTTGCAGGTGAACAGAAACAAACACGCCCCGGCTTTTTCAAGCGCTCCGTCCAGTTTTTCAAGGACGCGTGGGGCGAGCTGAAGCGCGTTCGCTGGCCCAACCGCAAAGAGCTTACGAGCTATACGATGGTGGTCATGGGGACGTGTATCTTCATCATCCTGTTGGTCTTTGGTTTTGACCTCGGGATCAGCTACCTGCTCAAGATGATTGGGCTGGGAGCGTAA
- the rplK gene encoding 50S ribosomal protein L11 — MAKKVTKIVKLQIPAAKATPAPPVGPALGQAGVNIMGFCKEFNARTAEQAGLIIPVVITVYEDRSFTFETKTPPAAVLLKKAAGIESGSGEPNKKKVATVKRDKVREIAESKMVDLNAASVEAAMRMVEGTARSMGIVIED, encoded by the coding sequence GTGGCTAAAAAAGTTACCAAAATCGTGAAGCTGCAAATTCCGGCAGCAAAGGCCACCCCTGCTCCGCCGGTAGGTCCGGCGCTTGGTCAGGCTGGGGTAAACATCATGGGCTTCTGCAAAGAGTTCAACGCTCGTACCGCTGAACAGGCAGGCCTGATTATCCCGGTTGTCATCACGGTTTATGAAGACCGTTCCTTTACTTTCGAAACGAAGACTCCGCCGGCAGCTGTTCTGCTGAAAAAAGCAGCAGGCATCGAGTCCGGTTCCGGCGAACCGAACAAGAAGAAAGTTGCAACTGTTAAGCGTGACAAGGTTCGCGAAATCGCTGAATCCAAAATGGTTGACCTCAACGCTGCATCTGTGGAAGCTGCAATGCGCATGGTTGAAGGCACCGCACGCTCTATGGGCATCGTAATCGAAGACTAA
- the sigH gene encoding RNA polymerase sporulation sigma factor SigH yields the protein MTSIPTGQVQHELEAMSDEDLVELVRQGDDEALEHLIHKYKNFVRAKARSYFLIGADREDIVQEGMIGLYKSIRDFRDDKLASFKAFAELCITRQIITAIKTATRQKHIPLNSYVSLDKPIYDEDSDRTLLDVICGSRVTDPEELIINQEEFDDIEVRMGEILSDLERKVLMLYLDGRSYQEIAVDLKRHVKSIDNALQRVKRKLERYLEIRDVI from the coding sequence TTGACAAGCATTCCTACAGGTCAAGTGCAGCATGAACTTGAAGCGATGTCTGATGAAGACTTGGTCGAACTTGTGCGACAGGGCGATGACGAAGCGCTTGAACATTTGATCCATAAATACAAAAACTTCGTACGGGCCAAGGCCCGCTCCTATTTTCTGATCGGGGCGGATCGCGAGGACATCGTGCAGGAAGGCATGATCGGCTTATACAAGTCGATCCGCGACTTCCGCGATGACAAGCTGGCTTCCTTCAAGGCTTTTGCTGAACTGTGCATCACCCGTCAGATCATTACGGCGATCAAGACGGCGACGCGTCAGAAGCACATTCCTTTGAATTCATACGTTTCCTTGGACAAGCCGATCTACGATGAAGATTCGGATCGTACGCTGCTCGATGTGATCTGCGGCTCCCGTGTCACCGACCCGGAGGAGCTGATCATCAACCAGGAAGAGTTTGATGACATCGAGGTGCGAATGGGCGAGATATTGAGCGATTTGGAGCGCAAAGTGCTTATGCTCTACCTCGACGGACGATCCTATCAGGAGATCGCCGTCGACTTGAAACGCCACGTCAAGTCGATCGACAATGCGCTGCAGCGGGTGAAACGCAAATTGGAACGCTATTTGGAGATTCGGGACGTTATTTGA
- the rpmG gene encoding 50S ribosomal protein L33, whose translation MRVNVTLACTDCKQRNYITKKNKKNNPDRIELKKFCKFCNTHTAHRETR comes from the coding sequence ATGCGAGTTAACGTGACCCTGGCTTGCACCGATTGCAAGCAACGCAACTACATCACCAAAAAGAATAAGAAGAACAACCCCGACCGCATCGAGTTGAAGAAGTTTTGCAAGTTCTGCAACACTCATACTGCGCACCGTGAAACTCGCTAA
- the rplL gene encoding 50S ribosomal protein L7/L12, whose translation MSKEQIIEAIKGMSVLELNDLVKAIEEEFGVTAAAPMVMAGGAAGGAAVEEQSEFDVILTSAGASKINVIKVVRELTGLGLKEAKEIVDNAPKALKEKVSKEEADSIKAKLEEAGASVEVK comes from the coding sequence ATGTCTAAAGAGCAAATCATTGAAGCCATTAAAGGCATGTCCGTTCTCGAACTGAACGACCTGGTAAAAGCAATCGAAGAAGAATTCGGCGTAACTGCTGCAGCTCCGATGGTTATGGCTGGCGGCGCTGCTGGCGGCGCAGCTGTTGAAGAGCAATCCGAATTCGACGTTATCCTGACCTCCGCTGGCGCTTCCAAGATCAACGTTATCAAAGTTGTTCGCGAACTGACCGGCCTGGGCCTGAAAGAAGCAAAAGAAATCGTTGACAACGCTCCGAAAGCTCTGAAAGAGAAAGTTTCCAAAGAAGAAGCTGACTCCATCAAAGCGAAGCTCGAAGAAGCTGGCGCGTCTGTTGAAGTTAAGTAA
- a CDS encoding ribonuclease III domain-containing protein — translation MAEEVEVRTASGVQGLFDAAAKPVKKPHEMTGLALAYMGDAVWEIIIREHLLQSGEMKPDRLHKFATKFVKAKAQSDVLHMLMPGLSEEELSIVKRGRNAKSGSSPKNGNLIDYRHATGFESLLGYLYLRGEYNRLHELSGAAINWLLDETNQPT, via the coding sequence ATGGCAGAAGAAGTAGAAGTGCGAACTGCAAGCGGCGTGCAGGGGCTGTTCGATGCGGCAGCCAAACCGGTCAAGAAGCCGCACGAGATGACCGGCCTTGCCCTCGCCTACATGGGCGATGCGGTCTGGGAGATCATCATCCGCGAGCATCTCTTGCAAAGCGGCGAGATGAAGCCGGACCGCCTGCACAAGTTCGCCACCAAGTTTGTCAAAGCCAAGGCGCAGTCCGATGTGCTGCACATGCTCATGCCGGGCTTGAGCGAAGAGGAGCTGTCGATCGTCAAGCGCGGACGCAACGCCAAATCGGGCTCCTCCCCGAAAAACGGCAACTTGATCGACTACCGTCACGCGACCGGATTCGAGAGCCTGTTGGGCTATCTCTATCTGCGCGGCGAGTATAACCGCCTGCATGAGTTATCAGGCGCGGCGATCAATTGGCTTTTGGATGAAACGAACCAACCGACCTAG
- a CDS encoding class I SAM-dependent methyltransferase, producing the protein MGDHYFTNQPNVEHDIRTIRVTLRGFNLTFWTDAGVFSKGGVDFGSQLLIETMEIPAGAKVLDVGCGYGPIGITAALLAESGEVTMVDVNERAVELAQKNIDQNLAPGAKAIVSDRFEKVAAEKFDVILTNPPIRAGKAVVHSIFEGAAEHLTAGGELWVVIQKKQGAPSAKKKLEELFDSVEDVARDAGFRIFRCQGVLAK; encoded by the coding sequence GTGGGCGATCATTATTTTACCAATCAGCCGAATGTGGAACACGACATCCGCACCATCCGCGTTACCTTGCGCGGGTTCAATCTCACGTTTTGGACCGATGCCGGCGTTTTCTCCAAAGGCGGCGTCGATTTCGGCAGCCAGCTGTTGATTGAGACGATGGAGATTCCGGCAGGCGCGAAAGTTCTCGATGTCGGCTGCGGCTATGGGCCGATCGGGATCACGGCGGCGCTGTTGGCCGAAAGCGGTGAGGTCACCATGGTCGATGTCAATGAACGTGCGGTGGAACTGGCGCAAAAAAATATCGACCAGAACTTGGCGCCAGGTGCGAAGGCGATCGTCAGCGACCGTTTTGAAAAAGTGGCCGCTGAGAAATTCGATGTGATCCTGACCAATCCGCCGATCCGCGCCGGCAAAGCGGTGGTGCACTCGATCTTCGAAGGAGCGGCCGAACACCTCACCGCGGGCGGCGAGCTGTGGGTGGTCATTCAAAAGAAGCAAGGTGCGCCGTCTGCGAAGAAAAAGCTCGAAGAGCTGTTTGACTCGGTGGAAGACGTGGCTCGGGACGCCGGGTTTCGGATTTTTCGCTGTCAAGGAGTTTTGGCGAAGTAA
- the rplJ gene encoding 50S ribosomal protein L10 yields the protein MGIREEKVALVNEIAEKLQNSKSTIIADYRGLTVAEATELRKRLREAGIEFRVLKNTMTRRAAEQVNLGEVNQYLTGPNAIAFSTDDVVAPAKILNTFAKEHKALELKAGIVEGKVIGLEEVTALAELPNREGLLSMLLSVLQAPMRNLAYAVSQIADQKEQA from the coding sequence ATGGGAATCCGTGAGGAAAAAGTAGCTCTCGTCAATGAGATTGCTGAGAAGCTTCAGAACTCCAAGTCCACGATCATCGCTGACTACCGCGGTCTGACCGTGGCGGAAGCGACCGAACTGCGTAAGCGTCTGCGCGAAGCAGGTATCGAGTTCCGCGTTCTGAAGAACACCATGACCCGTCGTGCAGCTGAACAAGTCAACCTGGGCGAAGTCAACCAATACCTGACCGGCCCGAACGCAATCGCGTTCTCCACTGACGATGTTGTAGCACCGGCAAAAATCCTCAACACTTTCGCGAAAGAGCACAAAGCTCTGGAACTGAAAGCTGGTATCGTTGAGGGTAAGGTCATCGGCCTGGAAGAAGTAACGGCTCTGGCAGAACTGCCGAACCGCGAAGGTCTGCTTTCCATGCTGCTTAGCGTCCTTCAAGCTCCGATGCGCAACCTGGCATACGCTGTATCTCAGATTGCTGACCAGAAAGAGCAAGCGTAA
- the rlmB gene encoding 23S rRNA (guanosine(2251)-2'-O)-methyltransferase RlmB, which produces MVRKNTRDKAPRGRKGPGTADRKGPGAGRAAGGERRAPERKGPQAERRGPAADRDRERVVRAERIEREQVSFDGGNEQVEGRHPVMEALRSGREINKILVAEGAQGSITELLGKARAKNIIIQSVPRAKLDQIAEGRNHQGIIAYIAAKEYVELDVIVAAANNSPRPGLIVVLDEIEDPHNLGSILRTADGVGAHGVIIPKRRAVPLTATVAKASAGAIEHVPVARVANISQTIEQLKKDGYWVVGTDVDGENMYHQVEMTGPTVLVIGNEGKGLGEVVKKRCDYLVRLPMIGQVQSLNAGVATGILLYEVLRQRGEKK; this is translated from the coding sequence ATGGTAAGAAAGAACACGAGAGACAAAGCACCGCGCGGACGCAAAGGGCCGGGCACAGCAGACCGCAAAGGACCGGGCGCAGGACGCGCAGCCGGTGGAGAGCGCCGGGCACCGGAGCGCAAAGGCCCGCAGGCGGAGCGCCGCGGACCGGCAGCAGACCGCGACCGGGAACGCGTCGTGCGCGCAGAGCGCATCGAGCGCGAGCAAGTGTCGTTTGACGGCGGCAACGAGCAGGTGGAAGGGCGCCATCCGGTGATGGAGGCGCTGCGCTCGGGGCGTGAGATCAACAAGATCCTCGTCGCGGAAGGCGCACAGGGCTCGATCACCGAACTGCTCGGCAAAGCGCGCGCGAAGAACATCATCATCCAGAGCGTGCCGCGCGCCAAGCTCGACCAGATCGCCGAAGGGCGCAACCATCAGGGGATCATCGCCTACATCGCGGCGAAAGAGTATGTGGAGCTCGACGTGATCGTCGCAGCGGCCAACAACTCGCCGCGCCCGGGCCTGATCGTCGTGCTCGATGAGATCGAAGACCCGCACAACCTCGGCTCGATCCTGCGGACGGCAGACGGGGTCGGCGCACACGGCGTGATCATTCCGAAGCGCCGCGCCGTGCCGCTGACCGCCACGGTGGCGAAAGCGTCGGCAGGCGCGATCGAACATGTGCCGGTCGCCCGCGTCGCCAACATCTCGCAGACGATCGAACAGCTGAAAAAAGACGGCTATTGGGTGGTCGGCACCGACGTGGACGGCGAGAACATGTACCACCAGGTCGAAATGACCGGTCCGACCGTGCTCGTGATCGGCAATGAAGGCAAAGGACTCGGCGAAGTGGTCAAAAAGCGCTGCGACTATCTGGTGCGCCTGCCGATGATCGGACAAGTCCAGTCGCTGAACGCCGGCGTGGCGACCGGCATCCTGCTCTACGAAGTGCTCCGCCAGCGCGGCGAAAAGAAGTAA
- the rplA gene encoding 50S ribosomal protein L1, which yields MAKVGKKYAEAVKLVDRDTQYDVAEAIELVKKTAVAKFDETVEVAFRLGVDPKKADQAIRGAVVLPHGTGKVSRVLVFAKGDKAKEAEAAGADFVGDEDMINKINQGWFDFDAVVATPDMMASVGKLGRVLGPKGLMPNPKTGTVTFDVTKAVNEIKAGKIEYRVDRAGNIHAPIGKVSFESDKLIENLNTLVDTLQKAKPASAKGQYMRNVTVSSTMGPGVKVNLQ from the coding sequence ATGGCAAAAGTAGGCAAGAAATACGCTGAAGCTGTGAAGCTCGTTGATCGCGATACTCAGTACGACGTGGCTGAGGCGATCGAACTCGTAAAGAAGACCGCTGTTGCAAAGTTCGACGAAACTGTCGAAGTTGCTTTCCGTCTGGGCGTTGACCCGAAGAAAGCTGACCAGGCAATCCGCGGTGCAGTCGTTCTGCCGCATGGCACCGGTAAAGTATCTCGCGTTCTCGTGTTCGCGAAAGGTGACAAGGCGAAAGAAGCGGAAGCTGCAGGCGCAGACTTCGTTGGCGATGAAGACATGATCAACAAGATCAACCAAGGCTGGTTCGATTTCGACGCTGTCGTCGCAACTCCGGACATGATGGCTTCGGTTGGTAAACTGGGTCGCGTGCTGGGTCCGAAAGGCCTCATGCCGAACCCGAAGACCGGTACCGTCACTTTCGACGTGACCAAAGCTGTAAACGAGATCAAAGCTGGTAAGATCGAATACCGCGTTGACCGTGCGGGTAACATCCACGCACCGATCGGCAAAGTATCCTTCGAATCCGACAAGCTGATCGAGAACCTCAACACGCTGGTTGACACCCTGCAAAAAGCGAAACCGGCTTCCGCGAAAGGCCAGTACATGCGCAACGTAACCGTGTCCTCCACCATGGGCCCGGGCGTAAAAGTCAACCTGCAATAA
- the rpoB gene encoding DNA-directed RNA polymerase subunit beta produces MKGQLVQYGKRQRRTYARLEEVLELPNLIEIQQKSYQNFLDEGLREMFQDISPISDFTGNLLLEFVDYSLGDPKYSVDESKERDVTYAAPLRVKVRLINRETGEVKEQEVFMGDFPLMTETGTFIINGAERVIVSQLVRSPSVYFNTKIDKNGKKAYTATVIPNRGAWLELETDAKDIIYVRIDRTRKIPVTVLLRALGFSTDAEILNLLGEDEYLRNTLDKDNTENSEKALLEIYERLRPGEPPTLENARNLLISRFFDPKRYDLANVGRYKINKKLHIKNRLLGQRLAETLIDQSTGEIIAEAGQVLDRRLLDKILPWLEGDINHEEYKSTSGVVQEELINVQEIRIFSPREDGKVIKVIGNANIDKNVKHVTPADILASISYFINLLHGVGSTDDIDHLGNRRLRSVGELLTNQFRIGLSRMERVVRERMSIQDANAITPQALINIRPVIAAIKEFFGSSQLSQFMDQTNPLAELTHKRRLSALGPGGLTRERAGFEVRDVHHSHYGRMCPIETPEGPNIGLINYLSTYARINEYGFIETPYRRVDPETLRVTEQIDYLTADEEDNYVIAQANIGLDETGKITDDQVIVRFKEETLLLAPERVDYMDVSPKQVVSVATACIPFLENDDANRALMGSNMQRQAVPLLKPQAPFVGTGMEHKAAKDSGSTVVSKHTGLVERVAANEVWIREQKEIDGRLVNGDLHKYKLLKFTRSNQGTCINQRPIVAAGEHIKRGDIIADGPATDSGELALGKNVIVAFMTWEGYNYEDAILLSEKLVKEDVYTSLHIEEYEAEARDTKLGPEEITRDIPNVGDEALKNLDERGIIRVGAEIEAGDILVGKVTPKGVTELTAEERLLHAIFGEKAREVRDTSLRVPHGGAGIIVDVKVFTRDNGDELPPGVNQLVRVYIAQKRKISEGDKMAGRHGNKGVVARIMAEEDMPFLSDGTPVQVVLNPLGVPSRMNIGQVLETHLGMAARYLGISVATPVFDGARETDVFDTLEEAGLPRDGKQVLYDGRTGEPFENRVTVGCVYMLKLHHLVDDKIHARSTGPYSLVTQQPLGGKAQFGGQRFGEMEVWALEAYGAAYTLQEILTVKSDDVVGRVKTYEAIVKGENVPEPGVPESFKVLIKELQSLGMDVKILSEDEQEIVMRESDEDDDSGEKLNLNLSAREVADE; encoded by the coding sequence TTGAAGGGACAACTCGTGCAATACGGCAAAAGGCAGCGTAGAACTTATGCGCGTCTGGAAGAAGTATTGGAACTGCCGAATCTGATCGAGATTCAGCAAAAGTCCTACCAGAACTTCCTCGATGAGGGACTGCGGGAAATGTTCCAAGACATCTCGCCGATCTCTGACTTTACGGGCAACCTTTTGCTGGAGTTTGTAGACTACAGCTTGGGTGATCCGAAGTATTCGGTCGACGAATCGAAGGAGCGCGACGTTACATACGCTGCACCGCTGCGTGTCAAGGTGCGTCTCATCAACCGTGAAACTGGGGAAGTCAAAGAGCAGGAAGTCTTTATGGGTGATTTCCCGCTGATGACCGAGACTGGCACGTTCATCATCAACGGCGCCGAGCGCGTCATCGTTTCTCAGTTGGTTCGTTCCCCAAGCGTCTACTTCAATACCAAGATTGATAAAAACGGGAAGAAGGCGTACACCGCCACTGTCATCCCGAACCGCGGTGCTTGGCTGGAGTTGGAGACGGACGCGAAGGACATCATCTACGTACGGATCGACCGGACACGGAAAATCCCTGTGACGGTGCTTTTGCGTGCGCTTGGTTTCTCCACCGACGCAGAGATCCTGAACCTGTTGGGCGAAGATGAATATCTGCGCAACACGCTGGACAAGGACAACACGGAGAACTCCGAGAAGGCCCTGCTTGAAATCTATGAGCGCCTTCGCCCGGGAGAACCGCCGACGTTGGAAAATGCCCGCAACTTGCTGATTTCCCGCTTCTTCGATCCGAAGCGCTACGACTTGGCAAATGTCGGCCGCTACAAGATCAACAAGAAGTTACATATTAAGAACCGTCTGCTCGGCCAGCGTCTCGCAGAGACCCTGATCGACCAAAGCACCGGCGAGATCATCGCGGAAGCAGGTCAGGTCCTCGACCGCCGCCTGCTCGACAAGATCCTCCCGTGGCTGGAAGGCGACATCAACCACGAGGAGTACAAGTCCACGTCTGGTGTCGTGCAGGAAGAGCTGATCAACGTGCAGGAGATCCGCATCTTCTCCCCGCGCGAAGACGGCAAGGTGATCAAGGTTATCGGCAACGCAAACATCGACAAGAACGTCAAGCATGTCACACCGGCTGACATTCTGGCGTCGATCTCCTATTTCATCAACCTGCTGCATGGCGTCGGCTCCACCGACGACATCGACCATCTGGGGAACCGCCGTCTGCGTTCTGTTGGCGAGCTTTTGACCAACCAGTTCCGCATCGGTCTGTCCCGCATGGAGCGCGTCGTTCGTGAGCGCATGTCGATCCAGGACGCGAATGCGATCACGCCGCAAGCGCTGATCAACATCCGTCCGGTCATCGCGGCGATCAAGGAGTTCTTTGGCTCCTCGCAGCTGTCCCAGTTCATGGACCAGACCAACCCGCTGGCGGAACTCACGCACAAGCGCCGTCTGTCCGCACTCGGCCCGGGCGGTTTGACCCGTGAGCGCGCAGGCTTCGAAGTCCGCGACGTCCACCACTCTCACTACGGCCGCATGTGCCCGATCGAGACCCCGGAAGGTCCGAACATCGGTCTGATCAACTACCTCTCCACCTATGCGCGCATCAACGAGTACGGTTTTATCGAAACACCGTACCGCCGTGTAGACCCGGAGACCCTCCGTGTCACCGAGCAGATCGACTATCTGACGGCAGACGAAGAGGACAACTACGTCATCGCACAGGCGAACATCGGCCTCGATGAGACGGGCAAGATCACCGATGACCAAGTCATCGTCCGCTTCAAGGAAGAGACTTTGCTGCTCGCTCCGGAGCGCGTCGACTACATGGACGTTTCGCCGAAGCAGGTCGTATCGGTCGCGACCGCGTGCATCCCGTTCCTCGAGAACGACGACGCGAACCGCGCGCTGATGGGATCGAACATGCAACGTCAGGCCGTTCCGCTGCTCAAGCCGCAGGCGCCGTTCGTCGGCACCGGCATGGAGCACAAGGCGGCGAAAGACTCCGGCTCCACCGTTGTCTCTAAGCACACCGGTCTCGTCGAGCGCGTGGCAGCCAACGAAGTGTGGATCCGCGAACAGAAAGAGATCGATGGCAGACTCGTCAATGGCGACCTGCATAAATATAAACTTTTGAAATTCACCCGCTCCAACCAAGGCACCTGCATCAACCAGCGCCCGATCGTGGCAGCCGGTGAGCACATCAAGCGCGGCGACATCATCGCGGACGGTCCGGCGACCGACTCCGGCGAACTCGCGCTCGGCAAGAACGTCATCGTCGCGTTTATGACCTGGGAAGGTTACAACTACGAGGACGCCATCCTGCTCTCCGAGAAGCTGGTCAAAGAAGACGTGTACACCTCGCTGCACATCGAGGAGTACGAAGCAGAAGCCCGCGACACCAAGCTGGGGCCGGAAGAGATCACCCGCGACATCCCGAACGTCGGCGATGAAGCGCTGAAGAACCTCGACGAGCGCGGCATCATCCGCGTCGGTGCGGAGATCGAAGCCGGGGACATCCTGGTCGGGAAAGTGACGCCGAAGGGCGTGACCGAACTGACTGCGGAAGAGCGCCTGCTGCACGCGATCTTCGGTGAGAAGGCGCGCGAAGTGCGCGACACCTCGCTGCGCGTACCGCACGGCGGCGCCGGCATCATCGTCGACGTCAAAGTCTTCACCCGCGACAACGGCGACGAACTGCCGCCGGGCGTCAACCAACTGGTGCGCGTTTACATCGCACAGAAGCGCAAGATCTCCGAAGGTGACAAGATGGCAGGCCGCCACGGGAACAAAGGCGTCGTGGCCCGCATCATGGCAGAGGAAGATATGCCGTTCCTGTCGGACGGCACTCCCGTACAGGTCGTGCTGAACCCGCTGGGCGTACCGTCCCGGATGAACATCGGGCAGGTCCTCGAGACCCACTTGGGGATGGCAGCCCGCTACCTCGGCATCTCCGTTGCGACGCCGGTCTTCGACGGCGCCCGCGAGACGGACGTGTTCGACACGCTTGAAGAAGCTGGCCTCCCGCGCGACGGCAAACAGGTGCTCTACGATGGCCGTACCGGCGAACCGTTTGAGAACCGCGTCACCGTCGGCTGTGTATACATGCTGAAGCTTCACCACTTGGTCGATGACAAGATTCATGCCCGCTCCACCGGCCCGTACTCCCTCGTTACCCAGCAGCCGCTGGGCGGTAAGGCGCAGTTCGGCGGTCAGCGCTTCGGTGAGATGGAGGTATGGGCGCTGGAAGCATACGGCGCTGCGTACACCCTGCAAGAGATCCTCACCGTCAAGTCTGACGATGTGGTCGGCCGCGTGAAGACATATGAAGCGATCGTCAAAGGGGAAAACGTTCCGGAACCGGGCGTGCCCGAATCGTTCAAAGTGTTGATCAAGGAGCTTCAGTCCCTGGGTATGGATGTGAAGATCCTCTCGGAAGATGAGCAAGAGATCGTGATGCGTGAAAGCGACGAAGACGATGATTCGGGCGAGAAGCTCAACCTGAATCTGTCCGCTCGTGAAGTCGCTGACGAGTAA
- the nusG gene encoding transcription termination/antitermination protein NusG, with product MEKRWYVVHTYSGYENKVKTNLEKRVHSMEMEDKIFRVLVPVEEETEIKNGKKKSVMRKVFPGYVLVEMIMTDDSWYVVRNTPGVTGFVGSAGAGSKPTPLLPSEVKTILKSMGVDETRKKVDYTLKEAVRIVEGPFANFVGSIEEIQEDKQKLKVLVSMFGRETPLELDFEQVEKL from the coding sequence TTGGAGAAACGCTGGTATGTCGTGCATACCTACTCTGGTTACGAAAACAAGGTGAAAACCAACCTTGAAAAGCGCGTGCATTCGATGGAGATGGAAGACAAGATTTTCCGTGTCCTCGTCCCTGTCGAAGAGGAAACGGAGATCAAAAACGGCAAGAAGAAATCGGTAATGCGCAAGGTCTTCCCGGGCTACGTGCTCGTGGAGATGATCATGACCGACGATTCTTGGTACGTCGTGCGCAACACACCAGGTGTAACAGGCTTTGTCGGATCCGCTGGGGCTGGTTCCAAGCCGACTCCTCTGTTGCCGTCTGAAGTCAAGACCATCCTTAAGTCTATGGGTGTGGATGAGACTCGCAAAAAGGTGGATTATACCCTCAAAGAAGCCGTTCGCATCGTCGAAGGGCCGTTTGCAAACTTTGTGGGTTCGATCGAGGAGATCCAAGAGGACAAGCAGAAGCTCAAAGTTCTGGTCTCTATGTTCGGACGCGAAACCCCACTTGAGCTTGACTTCGAACAGGTGGAGAAGTTATAA
- a CDS encoding NYN domain-containing protein yields the protein MREVLIVDGYNIIGDWPELRELKYERLEAARDKLIDDLKEYKAFTGREVIIVFDAHLASGGQSEEVIAGIRILYSKQEETADELIERLVYELLREKVRMHIYVATGDYVEQQVTFGGGALRITARELKTDVKNAKRQIRENVEKQNNTRNVIDDHLSPQVREMFEKWRRG from the coding sequence ATGCGTGAAGTCCTGATTGTTGACGGGTACAACATCATCGGCGACTGGCCGGAGCTTCGCGAATTGAAATACGAGCGGCTCGAAGCGGCGCGCGACAAGCTGATCGATGACCTCAAAGAATACAAAGCGTTCACCGGACGCGAGGTGATCATCGTGTTTGACGCGCACCTCGCTTCGGGGGGGCAGAGCGAAGAGGTCATCGCCGGCATCAGGATCCTCTATTCCAAGCAGGAGGAGACGGCCGACGAGCTGATCGAGCGCCTGGTGTACGAGCTCCTGCGCGAGAAGGTCAGAATGCACATCTATGTGGCGACGGGCGACTATGTCGAGCAGCAGGTCACGTTCGGGGGCGGGGCGCTTCGTATCACCGCCCGCGAGCTGAAGACCGATGTGAAGAACGCCAAGCGCCAGATCCGGGAAAACGTGGAGAAACAAAACAATACGCGCAACGTCATCGACGATCATCTCTCGCCGCAAGTGCGGGAGATGTTCGAAAAATGGCGGCGGGGATAG